One segment of Castanea sativa cultivar Marrone di Chiusa Pesio chromosome 3, ASM4071231v1 DNA contains the following:
- the LOC142629519 gene encoding uncharacterized protein LOC142629519 has translation MSKVNTRRHDLERNKLSKEKEKPSQSILSKHLKRIYPIGLQRSGSSISSLSSLSLSLSQNSNDSSLTDSTTPLNQKISRALRLIAPSERREAPWAKTVQQQSQDTSTGELRRCNWITKNSDKVYVAFHDECWGVPVYDDNQLFELLAMSGMLMDYNWTEILKRRELYREAFGGFDPNFVAKMGETEITDIASNKAIMLTECRVRCILDNAKCILKIVREFGSFGSYMWGYVNHKPVINRYRYPRNVPLRTPKAEAVSKDLLKHGFRLVGPVIVYSFMQAAGLTIDHLVDCYRYSECVSLAERPWRHI, from the exons ATGTCTAAAGTAAACACAAGAAGACATGATTTGGAGAGAAACAAACTCtcgaaagaaaaagagaagccaaGCCAAAGCATTTTGTCCAAACACCTTAAGAGAATTTACCCAATTGGGCTTCAGAGAAGCGGTTCATCGATATCCTCCCTATCATCCTTATCGTTGTCTTTGTCACAGAACTCGAATGACTCTTCGCTTACAGATTCTACTACTCCACTGAACCAGAAGATTTCTAGAGCATTAAGACTGATTGCACCGTCTGAAAGAAGAGAAGCCCCCTGGGCAAAAACCGTGCAGCAGCAAAGTCAGGATACTAGTACTGGGGAATTGAGGAGGTGCAACTGGATTACAAAGAATAGTG ATAAAGTTTACGTGGCATTTCACGATGAGTGCTGGGGAGTTCCAGTTTATGACGACAA CCAATTGTTTGAGCTACTTGCAATGTCTGGTATGTTGATGGACTACAATTGGACTGAAATCCTGAAAAGAAGGGAACTATACAG GGAAGCTTTTGGCGGATTTGATCCTAACTTTGTTGCCAAAATGGGGGAGACAGAGATTACAGATATAGCTTCCAACAAGGCTATCATGTTAACAGAGTGCAGAGTGAGGTGCATTCTAGACAATGCCAAATGCATATTGAAG ATTGTGAGGGAATTTGGATCTTTTGGTAGCTATATGTGGGGTTATGTGAATCACAAACCAGTGATCAACCGGTATAGATACCCAAGAAATGTTCCTCTGAGGACTCCAAAAGCAGAAGCTGTCAGCAAGGATTTACTAAAGCACGGATTTCGGTTGGTTGGCCCGGTGATTGTGTATTCCTTCATGCAAGCAGCTGGATTGACGATTGATCATCTTGTTGATTGTTATAGATACAGTGAATGTGTAAGCCTTGCCGAAAGACCTTGGAGGCACATCTAA